In a genomic window of Streptomyces roseoviridis:
- a CDS encoding enoyl-CoA hydratase/isomerase family protein yields MPDVLHAVENGVSWITLNRPEAMNAVTWEQRERIVALLDDASADPGVRAVVLTATGRGFCAGADLRGGPSVSAEDRVTGDVARMIRRGAQRFVGAVLDCEKPVIAAVNGTAAGIGAHLAFACDLVLAAESARFVEVFVRRGIVPDGGGAYLLPRLVGPQRAKELMFFGDALPAAEARAMGLVNRVVPAEDLEKTARAWADRLAQGPTRALALTKQLVNASLDADRTAAFVAEAAAQEICMTTRDAREGVAAFVERRAAEFEGR; encoded by the coding sequence GTGCCGGACGTCCTGCACGCCGTGGAGAACGGCGTCTCGTGGATCACGCTCAACCGCCCGGAGGCGATGAACGCGGTCACCTGGGAGCAGCGGGAGCGGATCGTCGCCCTGCTGGACGACGCCTCGGCCGACCCGGGGGTGCGGGCGGTGGTCCTGACCGCCACGGGGCGGGGCTTCTGCGCGGGGGCGGACCTGCGCGGGGGGCCGTCCGTCTCGGCGGAGGACCGGGTCACGGGGGACGTGGCCCGGATGATCCGGCGGGGCGCGCAGCGCTTCGTCGGGGCCGTACTGGACTGCGAGAAGCCGGTGATCGCGGCGGTGAACGGGACGGCCGCCGGGATCGGGGCGCACCTGGCGTTCGCGTGCGACCTGGTGCTGGCGGCGGAGTCGGCGCGGTTCGTGGAGGTGTTCGTGCGGCGCGGGATCGTGCCGGACGGTGGCGGGGCGTATCTGCTGCCGCGGCTGGTGGGGCCGCAGCGGGCGAAGGAGCTGATGTTCTTCGGTGACGCGCTGCCGGCGGCCGAGGCGCGGGCGATGGGCCTGGTGAACCGGGTCGTCCCGGCCGAGGACCTGGAGAAGACGGCCCGCGCCTGGGCCGACCGCCTCGCCCAGGGCCCCACCCGCGCCCTCGCCCTCACCAAGCAGCTGGTCAACGCCTCCCTGGACGCGGACCGGACGGCCGCGTTCGTGGCGGAGGCGGCGGCGCAGGAGATCTGCATGACGACGCGGGACGCGCGGGAGGGCGTGGCGGCGTTCGTGGAGCGGCGGGCGGCGGAGTTCGAGGGACGGTAG
- a CDS encoding flavin reductase family protein, translating to MAATAVRYLRSAGAVVGAGTAADALPRPALRAVREDERLPVDPAAFRRVLGNFASGVTIVTALDGDGPAGFACQSFASLSLDPPLVVFMVARTSTTWPRIARAGLFCVNVLGAEQAALCRAFAVSGADKFAGVTWTPAPATGSPRLPDAPAWIDCTITTVHTGGDHLIVVGRVEALGATEAGEPLLFHRGRFGRFAG from the coding sequence ATGGCGGCCACCGCCGTCCGATACCTCAGGTCGGCCGGTGCGGTCGTGGGCGCCGGCACGGCCGCGGACGCCCTTCCCCGGCCCGCGTTGCGGGCGGTACGGGAGGACGAACGGCTGCCGGTCGATCCCGCCGCGTTCCGGCGCGTGCTCGGGAACTTCGCGAGCGGGGTCACGATCGTCACCGCCCTCGACGGGGACGGCCCGGCGGGCTTCGCCTGCCAGTCCTTCGCCTCGCTCTCCCTCGACCCGCCGCTGGTCGTCTTCATGGTGGCCCGTACGTCGACCACCTGGCCCCGGATCGCCCGCGCGGGCCTGTTCTGCGTGAACGTCCTGGGAGCGGAGCAGGCCGCCCTGTGCCGGGCCTTCGCGGTGAGCGGGGCCGACAAGTTCGCCGGCGTGACCTGGACCCCGGCCCCGGCCACCGGCTCCCCCCGCCTCCCGGACGCCCCCGCCTGGATCGACTGCACCATCACCACGGTCCACACGGGCGGCGACCACCTGATCGTGGTGGGCCGCGTGGAGGCCCTGGGCGCCACGGAGGCCGGGGAGCCGTTGCTGTTCCACCGGGGGCGGTTCGGGCGGTTCGCGGGCTAG
- a CDS encoding MFS transporter: MLGDVTQTTPPPAPAPVSYRPRPPRIHRAWFVAAVTFVTIIGAAAFASLPGLLIEPLHSEFRWTRGTIGFAVSVNLALYGLTAPFAASLMDRFGIRRVVAVALSVIALGSLLTVGMTAAWQLVLYWGVLVGLGSGSMALAFAATVTNRWFVARRGLVTGILTAAGASGQLVFLPLLSWLVEHQGWRPAAVTVALSALAVVPFVWLLLRDHPADVRLAPYGGEYAEKPAPVPGAARRAVTVLFKAARTGPFWLLAGTFAICGASTNGLVKTHFVPAAHDHGMPVTAAAGLLAVIGVFDVVGTIASGWFTDRFETRRLLAVYYALRGISLLFLPMLLAPAVHPPMLFFIVFYGLDWVATVPPTIALCREHFGEDSAIVFGWVLASHQVGAAVVAFAGGVARDVFRSYDPVWYASGALCAAAALMALVIRRPSAPRALPAT; this comes from the coding sequence ATGCTGGGTGACGTGACCCAGACAACCCCGCCCCCGGCCCCCGCCCCCGTCTCGTACCGGCCGCGCCCTCCGCGCATCCACCGCGCGTGGTTCGTCGCGGCCGTCACCTTCGTCACGATCATCGGCGCGGCCGCCTTCGCCTCGCTGCCGGGCCTGCTCATCGAGCCGCTGCACTCGGAGTTCCGCTGGACGCGCGGCACGATCGGCTTCGCGGTGTCGGTGAACCTCGCGCTGTACGGCCTGACGGCGCCGTTCGCCGCCTCGCTGATGGACCGTTTCGGCATCCGCCGGGTCGTCGCGGTGGCGCTGTCGGTCATCGCGCTGGGCTCACTGCTCACCGTGGGGATGACGGCCGCCTGGCAGCTCGTCCTCTACTGGGGCGTCCTCGTCGGTCTCGGCAGCGGCTCCATGGCCCTCGCCTTCGCCGCGACCGTCACCAACCGCTGGTTCGTCGCCCGGCGCGGCCTGGTCACCGGCATCCTGACCGCGGCCGGGGCCTCGGGGCAGCTGGTCTTCCTGCCCCTCCTGTCCTGGCTGGTCGAGCACCAAGGCTGGCGCCCCGCCGCCGTCACCGTCGCGCTGTCCGCGCTCGCCGTCGTGCCGTTCGTGTGGCTGCTGCTGCGCGACCACCCGGCGGACGTGCGGCTCGCCCCGTACGGCGGTGAGTACGCCGAGAAGCCCGCACCGGTGCCGGGCGCCGCCCGCCGGGCCGTGACCGTCCTGTTCAAGGCCGCCCGCACGGGTCCGTTCTGGCTGCTCGCCGGCACCTTCGCGATCTGCGGCGCCTCCACGAACGGCCTGGTCAAGACCCACTTCGTCCCCGCCGCGCACGACCACGGCATGCCGGTCACGGCAGCGGCCGGGCTGCTCGCCGTGATCGGCGTCTTCGACGTCGTCGGCACGATCGCCTCCGGCTGGTTCACCGACCGCTTCGAGACCCGCCGCCTGCTCGCCGTCTACTACGCGCTGCGGGGGATCTCGCTGCTGTTCCTGCCGATGCTGCTGGCCCCGGCGGTGCACCCGCCGATGCTCTTCTTCATCGTCTTCTACGGCCTCGACTGGGTCGCCACGGTGCCGCCGACCATCGCCCTGTGCCGCGAGCACTTCGGCGAGGACAGCGCCATCGTCTTCGGCTGGGTCCTCGCCTCCCACCAGGTCGGCGCCGCCGTCGTCGCCTTCGCGGGCGGCGTCGCCCGCGACGTCTTCCGCTCCTACGACCCCGTCTGGTACGCCTCGGGCGCCCTCTGCGCGGCGGCGGCCCTGATGGCCCTGGTCATCAGGCGCCCGAGCGCCCCCCGGGCCCTGCCGGCGACCTGA
- a CDS encoding MFS transporter encodes MPAPAGSGPGPVPAEPGGVAVRTGPPAPAALWNRNFRLFFVARAVAVLGEGMVPVAFAAGLLGAGHPGSAVGYALGLWTAAFAVFVLFGGVLADRFTARRMMILADLLRLPGAVLLGVTFALGSPPLWAVYALSTVAGVGAALFQPGVASTIPRIAPDVQRANAVLRVVEALMTMAGPALAGLLVALWNAGAAFAVNAATFAVSAVCFTLMRLAPLPSDGAGRGSLGSEMALGWREFRSRSWLWGVIAIWTVYGLTVAGPMVPLTANLVTGEHGSATYGVLMAAGGAGSAVGGLLALRLRPVRPLAAGAVALLGLPVNLLLLGAGAPVPLLHAGQFVGGAAFAFWLVMWSTAVQTHVPQDALNRMHAYDVAGSLLMMGVGRSLSGPVAAVLGTEEVLLAGAGIAVLVVVALLLVRPIRTLPRV; translated from the coding sequence ATTCCCGCGCCGGCCGGATCCGGACCGGGCCCCGTGCCGGCAGAGCCCGGCGGGGTTGCCGTCCGGACCGGCCCGCCCGCACCCGCCGCGCTCTGGAACCGTAACTTCCGGCTCTTCTTCGTCGCCCGCGCGGTCGCCGTCCTCGGCGAGGGCATGGTCCCGGTCGCCTTCGCCGCCGGCCTCCTCGGCGCCGGCCACCCCGGCTCGGCCGTCGGCTACGCGCTCGGGCTGTGGACGGCCGCCTTCGCCGTCTTCGTCCTCTTCGGCGGCGTCCTCGCCGACCGCTTCACGGCCCGCCGCATGATGATCCTCGCCGATCTGCTCCGGCTGCCCGGCGCCGTGCTCCTCGGGGTCACCTTCGCGCTCGGCAGCCCGCCGCTGTGGGCCGTGTACGCGCTGTCCACCGTCGCCGGTGTCGGCGCGGCCCTGTTCCAGCCGGGCGTCGCCTCCACGATCCCGCGGATCGCCCCCGACGTGCAGCGGGCCAACGCGGTCCTGCGGGTCGTCGAGGCCCTCATGACGATGGCGGGCCCGGCGCTCGCCGGTCTGCTCGTCGCCCTGTGGAACGCGGGCGCCGCCTTCGCCGTCAACGCGGCCACCTTCGCCGTCAGCGCCGTCTGCTTCACGCTGATGCGGCTTGCACCCCTTCCCTCGGACGGGGCAGGCCGCGGCTCGCTCGGCTCGGAAATGGCCCTCGGGTGGCGGGAGTTCCGGTCGCGGAGCTGGCTGTGGGGCGTCATCGCCATCTGGACGGTGTACGGGCTGACCGTCGCCGGACCGATGGTGCCGTTGACCGCGAACCTGGTGACCGGCGAGCACGGCTCGGCCACCTACGGCGTGCTGATGGCCGCGGGCGGGGCCGGAAGCGCGGTCGGCGGCCTCCTCGCGCTGCGCCTGCGGCCGGTCCGCCCGCTGGCCGCCGGGGCGGTCGCCCTGCTCGGGCTGCCGGTGAACCTGCTGCTGCTCGGCGCGGGCGCGCCGGTGCCGCTGCTGCACGCGGGCCAGTTCGTCGGCGGCGCGGCCTTCGCCTTCTGGCTGGTGATGTGGTCGACGGCGGTGCAGACCCACGTGCCGCAGGACGCCCTGAACCGCATGCACGCCTACGACGTGGCCGGATCCCTGCTGATGATGGGCGTGGGGCGCAGCCTGTCCGGGCCGGTGGCGGCGGTCCTCGGCACGGAGGAGGTGCTGCTCGCGGGGGCGGGGATCGCGGTCCTGGTGGTGGTCGCGCTGCTTCTCGTGCGGCCGATCAGGACGCTGCCGCGGGTGTGA